From Humisphaera borealis, the proteins below share one genomic window:
- a CDS encoding ABC transporter ATP-binding protein, which translates to MDLAIDLHDVAKVYKGRVHALQGIEMRVARGEVFGLLGPNGAGKSTLVKIMMTVIRPTRAVGTILGQPVGHKPTLRRVGYLPENHRFPRYLTGRQTLEFFGGLAKVDRPTLRKRSAELLEVVGMRDWADRKVSTYSKGMMQRIGIGQALMSDPDLVVLDEPTDGVDPVGRRDIRDVLNRIREQGKTVFINSHLLSELEMMCNRVAILVQGQVARQGTINDLTAKSQRYDIEVEVPPHELPGLPGTLGARLGVAFEQAPAPLPAIPVGAPLPPGARPPPLQTPLHKGVLTDGLWIELRGGVLSIGTAEAAKVQPVLDALRQAGLTIRRVTPVRQSLEDLFMEAVTDPTTGQAFAPGAGKAKARTSGGVMP; encoded by the coding sequence ATGGATCTCGCGATCGACCTTCACGACGTCGCCAAGGTGTACAAAGGGCGGGTCCACGCGCTGCAGGGGATCGAGATGCGCGTCGCCCGCGGGGAAGTCTTCGGCCTGCTCGGACCGAACGGCGCGGGCAAGAGCACGCTCGTCAAGATCATGATGACCGTCATCCGTCCGACACGGGCGGTCGGCACGATTCTCGGCCAGCCTGTCGGCCATAAGCCGACCCTTCGCCGCGTGGGCTACCTGCCCGAGAACCACCGCTTCCCCCGCTACCTGACCGGCCGGCAGACGCTGGAGTTTTTCGGCGGGCTGGCGAAGGTCGATCGGCCGACGCTGCGGAAGCGGTCAGCCGAGCTGCTTGAAGTCGTCGGCATGCGCGACTGGGCCGATCGCAAGGTGTCCACGTATTCCAAGGGCATGATGCAGCGGATTGGCATCGGCCAGGCGCTGATGAGCGACCCGGATCTGGTCGTGCTCGACGAGCCGACCGACGGCGTCGATCCCGTCGGGCGGCGCGACATCCGCGACGTCCTCAACCGCATCCGCGAGCAGGGCAAAACCGTCTTCATCAACAGCCATCTGCTCAGCGAACTGGAGATGATGTGCAACCGCGTGGCAATCCTGGTGCAGGGGCAGGTGGCCAGGCAGGGCACGATCAACGACCTGACCGCCAAGAGCCAGCGGTATGACATTGAGGTGGAAGTGCCGCCGCACGAACTGCCGGGGTTGCCGGGTACCCTTGGCGCGCGGCTGGGGGTGGCGTTCGAGCAGGCACCGGCTCCGCTGCCGGCGATACCGGTCGGTGCGCCCCTTCCGCCGGGTGCGCGTCCGCCGCCGTTGCAAACACCGCTGCACAAAGGCGTGCTTACCGACGGGCTGTGGATTGAGCTGCGTGGCGGGGTGCTGAGCATCGGCACCGCCGAGGCGGCAAAGGTGCAGCCGGTGCTCGACGCGCTGCGACAGGCGGGCCTGACCATCCGCCGGGTGACGCCGGTTCGCCAGAGCCTTGAAGACCTGTTCATGGAAGCGGTCACCGACCCGACCACAGGCCAGGCATTCGCGCCCGGCGCGGGCAAGGCGAAGGCTCGTACGAGCGGCGGGGTGATGCCATGA
- a CDS encoding sulfatase, producing the protein MKLAVPAFLSLLIAPLSAIAADAPSRPPNIVLIFADDLGWKDVGYNCTDFYETPNLDRFAKQGMVFNRAYAAAGNCAPSRACMLSGQYTPRHHVYAVDSTDRGPKNLMRMVPVPNKSGLAPSQVTMAEALKAAGYATGIFGKWHLGGPDGAPPASQGFDAATDPGTKARGKNTDDPKGVFTLTKLAGEFMEKNRDKPFFCYVPHHGIHSPLEARAATLERFQKKAAGKQHSNPLYAACLYDFDDAVGQLLKKIADLGLEQNTLVVFTSDNGGTQQSSQEPLRGNKGCYYEGGIREPMIVRWPGVTKAGSTSDVPVINIDFYPTFLEAAGAKPPEGKLLDGTSLLPLLKGGDKLSRQAIFWHFPGYLDSPVIRGRDPVFRTRPVSAMTTGPWKLLLYHEEWQLDGGADKIATHNAVELYNLIEDPGERTNLAASNPAKRDELVAAMLAWMKQTDALLPTQKNPAYDPSAKPEGARRGKKAAKDASD; encoded by the coding sequence ATGAAACTCGCCGTACCCGCGTTTCTTTCGCTGCTGATCGCTCCCCTCTCGGCGATTGCCGCCGATGCGCCTTCTCGCCCGCCCAACATCGTCCTCATCTTCGCCGACGACCTGGGCTGGAAAGACGTCGGCTACAACTGCACCGACTTCTACGAGACGCCCAACCTCGATCGGTTCGCGAAGCAGGGCATGGTGTTCAACCGTGCCTATGCGGCTGCGGGCAACTGTGCGCCGAGCCGGGCGTGCATGCTGTCAGGGCAGTACACGCCGCGACACCATGTCTACGCTGTCGATTCGACCGACCGCGGACCGAAGAACCTCATGCGGATGGTGCCGGTGCCGAACAAGAGCGGCCTGGCCCCGTCGCAGGTCACGATGGCCGAGGCACTCAAAGCGGCGGGTTACGCTACCGGGATATTCGGAAAGTGGCATCTTGGCGGGCCGGACGGCGCACCGCCGGCGTCGCAGGGATTCGACGCCGCGACCGATCCGGGCACCAAGGCACGTGGCAAAAACACGGACGATCCCAAGGGCGTGTTCACCCTCACAAAGCTCGCCGGCGAGTTCATGGAGAAGAACAGGGACAAGCCCTTCTTCTGCTATGTGCCGCACCATGGCATTCACAGCCCGCTGGAAGCACGGGCGGCAACGCTGGAGCGCTTCCAGAAGAAGGCCGCCGGCAAGCAGCACAGCAACCCGCTTTACGCCGCGTGTCTGTACGACTTCGATGATGCCGTCGGACAGCTGTTGAAGAAGATCGCCGACCTCGGGCTCGAGCAGAACACGCTGGTGGTGTTCACGTCCGACAACGGCGGCACGCAGCAGTCGTCGCAGGAGCCGCTGCGCGGCAACAAGGGGTGCTATTACGAAGGGGGCATTCGCGAGCCGATGATCGTCCGCTGGCCGGGCGTGACGAAGGCCGGCAGCACCAGCGATGTGCCGGTGATTAACATTGATTTCTACCCGACGTTTCTCGAAGCCGCCGGTGCCAAGCCGCCGGAAGGCAAACTGCTCGACGGCACGAGCCTGCTGCCGCTGCTCAAAGGTGGCGACAAGCTGTCGCGCCAGGCGATCTTCTGGCACTTTCCGGGGTACCTCGACAGTCCGGTCATCCGCGGCCGCGATCCGGTCTTCCGCACCCGTCCGGTGTCGGCGATGACCACCGGTCCGTGGAAGCTGCTGCTCTATCACGAGGAATGGCAACTCGATGGCGGGGCGGACAAGATCGCGACCCATAACGCCGTTGAGCTTTACAACCTGATCGAAGACCCGGGCGAGCGGACCAACCTCGCGGCTTCGAACCCCGCCAAGCGCGACGAACTGGTCGCCGCGATGCTCGCCTGGATGAAGCAGACTGATGCGCTGCTCCCGACGCAGAAGAATCCCGCCTACGACCCTTCTGCCAAGCCGGAAGGGGCCCGTCGCGGCAAGAAGGCCGCCAAGGACGCATCAGATTGA
- a CDS encoding reverse transcriptase domain-containing protein — protein sequence MGLLNWIKKLVSGKSPGRPSGGQSASDLAREFGQTIDPGLLAGQGSQPPVNQPPTVPPQRPTVVKVPANWISTGQAPSSATNTPNSAAASTIPYASLALRAAVPPAPANRLSPSPAESFDYDLGPFAPISADDLRTGADRLKNNWNNLWLFGRSNRIPPADDPRTKLIDRAMITEGLLTPQELAEIHAVGQAYDAARPDLQVELAKAQVAVTLPEQERAERKARKQAEAAERKRKHAEAVALRKQADIIFLGRGVSNQLHDRVSDVAKLTAIGLPALSTPADVAAAMDLPVSRLRWLAYHSDAATVSHYVRFTVPKRSGGTRQLAAPHDSLAETQQWILANVLSRVPTHDAAHGFVPGRSTVTNAMPHVGKPLVINCDLRDFFPTISFGRVRGIFKQLGYSPAVATIFALLCTESPRQEVVYAGKTFHVATGPRALPQGACTSPAVSNLASRRLDSRLAGICRKLGFTYTRYADDLTFSGDAALNDKVGYLLARVRHIADDEGFAVNEKKTRVQRPHVAQKVTGIVVNDRAGVPRDVVRRLRAILHKAGKEGLAAQNRENIPHFEAWLRGMIAYVHMVNPKQAKPLAEAMGRIAPTTT from the coding sequence ATGGGCCTGCTGAACTGGATCAAGAAGCTCGTGAGCGGAAAGTCGCCGGGGCGACCATCTGGCGGCCAATCCGCGAGCGATCTGGCGCGCGAGTTCGGGCAGACGATTGATCCGGGGTTGCTGGCTGGCCAGGGCTCGCAGCCGCCGGTGAATCAGCCGCCGACCGTGCCACCTCAGCGGCCTACCGTAGTCAAGGTTCCGGCCAATTGGATCAGTACGGGTCAGGCCCCGTCTTCGGCGACGAACACGCCTAACTCGGCGGCCGCGAGCACCATCCCGTATGCCTCGCTCGCTCTGCGAGCGGCCGTTCCGCCCGCACCCGCCAACCGACTGTCACCGTCGCCGGCCGAAAGCTTTGACTACGATTTGGGCCCGTTTGCGCCCATCTCCGCCGATGATCTGCGAACCGGCGCTGATCGGCTCAAGAACAACTGGAACAACCTCTGGCTGTTCGGCCGCAGCAATCGCATTCCGCCGGCCGACGACCCGCGGACCAAGCTGATCGACCGGGCAATGATCACCGAGGGCCTGCTGACACCACAGGAGCTGGCGGAGATCCACGCCGTCGGCCAGGCGTACGATGCCGCGCGACCTGACCTGCAAGTCGAGCTGGCCAAGGCGCAGGTCGCGGTGACACTGCCCGAACAGGAACGCGCCGAACGCAAGGCCCGCAAGCAGGCCGAGGCCGCCGAGCGAAAGCGAAAGCACGCCGAGGCCGTCGCGCTGCGGAAGCAGGCCGACATCATCTTCCTCGGTCGTGGCGTGTCGAACCAGTTGCACGACCGGGTGAGCGACGTCGCGAAGCTGACGGCGATCGGCTTGCCGGCGCTGTCGACCCCGGCGGATGTCGCGGCGGCGATGGATCTGCCCGTCTCCCGCCTGCGATGGCTCGCCTACCACTCCGACGCCGCGACGGTGAGCCACTACGTTCGTTTCACCGTCCCCAAGCGCAGCGGCGGCACGCGGCAACTTGCCGCCCCGCACGACTCGCTCGCCGAGACGCAGCAGTGGATCCTGGCCAACGTCCTGTCGCGCGTGCCGACGCACGATGCCGCACACGGTTTCGTGCCCGGCCGCAGCACGGTTACGAATGCCATGCCGCACGTCGGTAAGCCGCTCGTCATCAACTGCGATCTTCGCGACTTTTTCCCGACGATCTCGTTCGGCCGTGTCCGTGGGATCTTCAAGCAGCTCGGCTACTCGCCAGCGGTGGCGACGATCTTCGCGCTTCTTTGCACAGAAAGCCCGCGGCAGGAAGTCGTCTACGCCGGCAAGACGTTTCACGTCGCGACCGGGCCGCGGGCGTTGCCGCAGGGGGCGTGCACGAGCCCGGCGGTCAGCAACCTGGCCAGCCGCCGGCTCGACTCGCGGCTCGCCGGCATCTGCCGCAAGCTGGGCTTCACCTACACGCGCTACGCCGACGACCTCACCTTCAGCGGCGACGCGGCGCTGAACGACAAGGTGGGCTACCTGCTCGCCCGCGTGCGGCACATCGCCGATGACGAAGGTTTCGCGGTCAACGAGAAAAAGACGCGCGTCCAGCGGCCACACGTCGCGCAGAAGGTGACAGGTATCGTTGTGAACGACCGCGCCGGCGTTCCGCGCGATGTCGTCCGTCGGCTGCGGGCGATCCTGCACAAGGCCGGCAAGGAAGGACTCGCCGCCCAGAATCGGGAGAATATTCCGCACTTCGAAGCGTGGTTGCGGGGGATGATTGCATACGTCCACATGGTGAACCCGAAGCAGGCGAAGCCGTTGGCCGAGGCGATGGGCCGGATCGCACCGACCACGACATAG
- a CDS encoding type II secretion system protein has translation MIELLVVIGILVLLVSILLPTVSAARYKARLTTCVSNLRQISIAVNAFAIEHEGKFPTLDMPSTGANLWDVPFGFYDVLRKQGVPHSAFICPAAHQEPEQLEAGFDRAKGFYILNYNVWIPRQNGSNALNILPPPPTYTGAKFVIVNPRPTETFAGPANMADERGIRNPIISDIVGSEGSINPPANADLTADGNPYRLHPITNHRNGDKIHSINLGFADGHVETKRGNEIRPYFRGNWWNWR, from the coding sequence ATGATCGAACTGCTCGTCGTCATCGGCATTCTCGTGCTGCTGGTGTCGATCCTGCTGCCGACGGTCAGCGCCGCTCGATACAAGGCCCGCCTCACCACCTGTGTATCCAACCTCCGACAGATTTCCATCGCGGTGAATGCCTTCGCGATTGAGCACGAGGGGAAGTTTCCGACCCTCGACATGCCATCGACCGGCGCCAATCTCTGGGACGTGCCTTTCGGGTTTTACGACGTTCTCAGGAAGCAGGGTGTGCCGCACTCGGCGTTCATCTGCCCCGCCGCGCACCAGGAACCTGAGCAACTGGAAGCCGGCTTCGACCGGGCCAAGGGCTTCTACATTCTCAACTACAATGTCTGGATTCCGAGACAGAACGGCAGCAACGCGCTGAACATACTTCCTCCGCCACCCACCTACACTGGCGCGAAGTTTGTGATCGTCAATCCCAGGCCGACCGAAACGTTCGCAGGGCCCGCCAACATGGCCGACGAGCGCGGCATCCGTAACCCGATCATCTCCGACATCGTCGGCAGCGAAGGCAGCATCAATCCTCCCGCAAACGCCGACCTGACGGCCGACGGCAATCCGTACCGCCTTCACCCGATCACCAATCACCGCAACGGCGACAAGATCCATTCGATCAACCTGGGGTTTGCCGACGGACACGTCGAAACCAAGCGCGGCAACGAGATCCGCCCGTACTTCAGGGGCAATTGGTGGAACTGGAGGTAG
- a CDS encoding inositol monophosphatase family protein, which translates to MPSPSLRELLTVAADAAYLAGRRTLAYFNTGVEVEIKADDSPVTRADKEAEQLIRDIVAKRYPTHAILGEEGGETNGDPDHKWIIDPIDGTKSFIHGVPMYGVMIGVEVRGQPAVGAVYLPGTDELVLAATGLGVTHNGRPAKVSDVSRLKDACLLTSSFQGSLERSDAYEKLMAGTRISRGWGDVYGYVLVATGRAEIMLDPKMNPWDCAAIAPIIREAGGRFTTWAGEDTIWGPDAVATNGALYQEVITVLKNEKRKSADPVRSI; encoded by the coding sequence GTGCCCAGCCCGTCGCTTCGCGAACTCCTCACCGTCGCCGCCGACGCCGCCTACCTTGCCGGCCGTCGAACGCTTGCCTACTTCAACACCGGCGTCGAGGTCGAGATCAAGGCTGATGACAGCCCCGTCACCCGCGCCGACAAAGAAGCCGAACAGCTCATTCGCGACATCGTCGCCAAGCGGTACCCCACCCACGCGATCCTCGGCGAAGAAGGGGGCGAAACCAACGGCGATCCCGACCACAAGTGGATCATCGATCCCATCGACGGCACCAAGAGCTTCATCCACGGCGTGCCGATGTACGGCGTGATGATCGGCGTCGAAGTCCGCGGCCAGCCGGCCGTCGGCGCGGTCTACCTGCCCGGCACCGATGAACTGGTCCTCGCCGCGACAGGGCTCGGCGTCACGCACAACGGCCGGCCGGCGAAGGTCTCCGATGTCAGTCGCCTGAAAGACGCCTGCCTGCTGACCAGCAGCTTCCAGGGCAGCCTCGAACGATCGGATGCCTATGAGAAGCTGATGGCCGGCACCCGCATCAGCCGCGGCTGGGGCGACGTCTATGGCTATGTGCTGGTCGCGACCGGCCGGGCGGAGATCATGCTCGACCCGAAGATGAACCCGTGGGACTGTGCGGCGATCGCACCGATCATCCGCGAAGCCGGCGGCCGGTTCACCACCTGGGCCGGCGAAGACACCATCTGGGGCCCCGACGCCGTCGCCACCAACGGCGCGCTCTATCAGGAAGTCATCACCGTCCTGAAGAACGAGAAGCGGAAGTCGGCCGATCCGGTGCGGTCGATCTGA
- the infC gene encoding translation initiation factor IF-3, whose protein sequence is MSTNFRHNHQIRISPIFLIDQNDNKIGPTSLAEAQRRAQEAQMDLVEVAPNARPPVCKIMDYGKWRYQQQKKEHKATTHKGGRLKMLNVDTVRIGEHDLEIKINKARDFLKEGNKVQFTLRFKGRELAHLNLGRDLFDKVKKELWLVSKVERDAKMEGKRMTLVLQPDHKNPNAKPPQPGVKPGAAGAPPTGPMTAGAGLNIPQRPGAAPAAGGPTSAGPAGPAGQASPSTGPGTTAPGGAPPARPMPVRPVGAPPAGPVGAPASAQPPRPATARPAPARPSPVGAGTTSTPKT, encoded by the coding sequence ATTTCTACGAATTTCCGCCACAACCATCAGATCCGCATTTCGCCGATCTTCCTGATCGATCAGAACGACAACAAGATTGGTCCCACGTCGCTCGCCGAGGCTCAGCGCCGCGCGCAGGAAGCGCAGATGGATCTGGTCGAAGTTGCCCCCAACGCCCGTCCCCCGGTCTGCAAGATCATGGACTACGGGAAGTGGCGTTATCAGCAGCAGAAGAAGGAGCACAAGGCGACCACCCACAAGGGCGGCCGGCTGAAGATGCTCAACGTCGATACGGTCCGTATCGGCGAGCACGACCTTGAGATCAAGATCAACAAGGCCCGCGACTTCCTCAAGGAAGGCAACAAGGTCCAGTTTACGCTCCGCTTCAAGGGCCGTGAGCTGGCCCACCTGAACCTCGGCCGCGATCTCTTCGACAAGGTGAAGAAGGAACTGTGGCTGGTGTCGAAGGTGGAGCGCGACGCGAAGATGGAAGGCAAGCGGATGACGCTGGTCCTTCAACCGGATCACAAGAACCCCAACGCCAAGCCACCGCAGCCGGGCGTCAAGCCCGGTGCCGCTGGCGCTCCGCCGACCGGTCCGATGACGGCCGGCGCGGGACTGAACATTCCGCAGCGTCCGGGTGCCGCTCCGGCGGCAGGTGGTCCGACCTCGGCTGGCCCGGCTGGCCCGGCTGGTCAGGCGTCACCTTCGACCGGTCCCGGGACGACCGCTCCCGGCGGCGCTCCTCCGGCCCGCCCGATGCCCGTTCGTCCGGTGGGCGCGCCTCCGGCGGGCCCCGTCGGCGCACCGGCGTCGGCACAGCCTCCTCGGCCGGCTACTGCACGACCCGCACCGGCTCGACCGTCGCCGGTCGGGGCCGGGACGACGTCAACCCCGAAGACTTGA
- a CDS encoding aminopeptidase P N-terminal domain-containing protein, whose amino-acid sequence MRHAPIPADLFIANRQRLAAMLDPRSLAVVVANDQLATNADGSVSYVPNSDLFYLTGVEQEETILVLFPQAADERNREILFVREPIEYLKIWEGHKLSKDEAKSLTGITTIKWLSEFPVAFRSLMIEAQNVYLNANEHGRAHVEHDNADTRFAHKTQAAFPLHTYRRLAPLLHKLRVRKSQQEIDLLQKAVDITAAGFDRLLKFVKPGVWENEVEAELAHEYTRNRARFAYNAIIASGGNANVLHYNSNDQQCKDGDVLLMDVAANYANYAADLTRTIPINGRFTARQRKVYDAVLRVMRQSIAGATVGKMHRQWQNESRAMMNQELLQLGLITQEQVDKHTEDEPACKKYFMHGLGHVLGIDVHDVGPMWEPFAPGWVLTVEPGIYIPDEGFGVRLENNIVVTESGPIDLTGNIPVEAEEIEQIMNKGR is encoded by the coding sequence ATGCGCCACGCTCCCATCCCTGCGGACCTGTTCATTGCCAACCGCCAGCGGCTCGCCGCCATGCTCGACCCGCGTTCGCTCGCGGTCGTCGTCGCCAACGATCAGCTTGCTACCAACGCCGACGGGTCGGTCTCTTACGTCCCCAACTCCGACCTGTTCTACCTGACCGGTGTCGAGCAGGAAGAGACGATCCTGGTCCTCTTTCCGCAGGCCGCCGACGAACGGAACCGCGAAATCCTTTTCGTCCGCGAGCCGATCGAGTACCTCAAAATCTGGGAAGGCCACAAGCTCTCCAAGGACGAAGCCAAATCGCTGACCGGCATCACGACCATCAAATGGCTCAGCGAGTTTCCGGTCGCGTTCCGGTCGCTGATGATCGAGGCGCAGAACGTCTACCTGAATGCCAATGAGCACGGCCGGGCCCACGTCGAGCACGACAACGCCGACACCCGCTTCGCCCACAAGACCCAGGCGGCGTTCCCGCTGCACACCTACCGCCGACTCGCCCCACTGCTGCACAAGCTCCGCGTACGCAAAAGCCAGCAGGAAATCGACCTGCTCCAGAAGGCCGTCGATATCACCGCGGCAGGGTTCGACCGACTGCTGAAGTTCGTCAAGCCCGGCGTCTGGGAAAACGAAGTCGAAGCCGAACTCGCCCACGAATACACCCGCAACCGGGCCCGCTTCGCCTACAACGCCATCATCGCCTCCGGCGGCAACGCCAACGTCCTTCACTACAACAGCAACGACCAGCAGTGTAAGGACGGCGACGTTCTACTGATGGACGTCGCCGCCAACTACGCCAACTACGCCGCCGACCTGACACGCACGATTCCGATCAACGGCCGATTCACCGCGCGACAACGCAAGGTGTACGACGCGGTCCTGCGCGTCATGCGGCAGAGCATCGCCGGCGCGACGGTCGGCAAAATGCACCGCCAGTGGCAGAACGAGTCACGGGCGATGATGAACCAGGAACTGCTGCAACTGGGCCTGATCACCCAGGAGCAGGTGGACAAGCACACCGAAGACGAGCCGGCGTGCAAGAAATACTTCATGCACGGGCTGGGCCACGTCCTGGGCATCGACGTCCACGACGTCGGCCCGATGTGGGAGCCGTTCGCCCCCGGCTGGGTGCTCACCGTCGAACCGGGCATCTACATTCCCGATGAAGGGTTCGGCGTACGCCTGGAAAACAACATCGTGGTCACCGAGTCCGGCCCGATCGACCTCACCGGAAACATTCCCGTCGAAGCAGAAGAGATCGAGCAGATCATGAACAAAGGCCGGTAG
- a CDS encoding glycoside hydrolase 5 family protein, which yields MTPGQPFILGINYWPRKKSVFWWEQFDAAEVREEFAMIRDIGITHVRFFLLWESFQPTPRSVSPTAMKHLRTVCDIASELGLKLQPTFFTGHMSGPNWTPPWLVDKQTPRKKDERQLCSLQNWKGYPSSIFNTYDEPFVIEAEDLLLKTVCSALKDHPAIWGYSLGNEPDLFCKPATADIGRRWVRDRVATIREADPNHLALIGVHTASIDSDCGLRVDHIAGETDVSVMHGYSIYHPLARHALDPDYVPFVCALTAALAGRPVLFEEFGINTHWPNKPSFWQEITNHDGTTRKVFFASEEDAATYYAGVLKRLVKVGAIGAFCWCFPDYDKSIWDRPPCDFQPFERFFGLWRPDGSLKPMGQAVKDFIATRPRVQAPEKVVKLPVTADEYYRNPWEIQKKLYAEFGEIAP from the coding sequence ATGACTCCAGGCCAACCCTTCATCCTCGGCATCAACTACTGGCCGCGCAAAAAGTCCGTCTTCTGGTGGGAGCAGTTCGACGCCGCCGAGGTGCGCGAAGAGTTCGCGATGATCCGCGATATCGGCATCACGCATGTCCGGTTCTTCCTGCTGTGGGAGAGCTTCCAGCCGACGCCGCGATCGGTCAGCCCGACGGCGATGAAGCACCTGCGCACGGTGTGCGACATCGCCAGCGAACTGGGGCTAAAGCTCCAGCCGACGTTCTTCACCGGCCACATGTCTGGCCCCAACTGGACGCCGCCCTGGCTGGTGGACAAGCAGACCCCGCGGAAGAAGGACGAACGCCAGCTCTGCAGCCTGCAGAACTGGAAGGGTTATCCGAGTTCGATCTTCAACACGTATGACGAGCCGTTCGTCATCGAGGCGGAGGACCTGCTGCTGAAAACGGTTTGCAGCGCGCTCAAGGATCACCCGGCGATCTGGGGATACAGCTTGGGCAACGAGCCCGACCTGTTCTGCAAACCGGCGACAGCGGACATCGGCCGGCGGTGGGTGCGCGACCGCGTTGCCACCATCCGCGAGGCCGACCCGAACCACCTGGCGTTGATCGGCGTTCATACCGCCAGCATCGATTCCGACTGCGGCTTGCGCGTCGACCACATCGCCGGCGAGACGGATGTGTCGGTCATGCACGGCTACTCGATCTACCATCCGCTCGCCCGCCATGCGCTCGACCCGGATTACGTGCCGTTCGTGTGTGCGCTGACGGCAGCGCTCGCCGGCCGGCCGGTGCTGTTCGAAGAGTTCGGCATCAACACGCACTGGCCGAACAAGCCGAGCTTCTGGCAGGAGATCACGAATCACGACGGCACGACGCGGAAGGTGTTCTTCGCGTCTGAAGAAGACGCCGCGACGTACTACGCCGGCGTGCTGAAGCGGCTGGTGAAGGTCGGCGCGATCGGGGCGTTCTGCTGGTGCTTCCCCGACTACGACAAGAGCATCTGGGATCGCCCGCCTTGCGATTTCCAGCCGTTCGAACGCTTCTTCGGCCTCTGGCGACCCGACGGAAGCCTCAAGCCGATGGGGCAGGCGGTGAAAGACTTCATCGCGACCCGGCCGAGGGTGCAGGCACCCGAGAAGGTCGTCAAATTGCCGGTAACTGCCGACGAGTACTACCGAAATCCGTGGGAGATCCAGAAGAAGTTGTACGCGGAGTTCGGAGAGATCGCGCCGTGA
- a CDS encoding SGNH/GDSL hydrolase family protein, with the protein MNRASPAAAGSPPSVRKWRRRLSRAAVVLLVLVVAGELAARFWLGLGDPPLLMADPQVEYLFRPNQDCRRFGHHVRYNAWSMRSDDFPATRTSPAELRVMVVGDSIVNGGSPTDQADLATTLMGPMLAARLQRPVVVGNISAGSWGPPNQLAYVRKFGLFDADVVAIVLSSHDAADVPGFGPLPGETQKPISALVEGFQRYSLGDLVHRLGGAAPSPEPTTPAPSPATLPVGDVARCLADLRELIAIARAKGAKVVVFQHLELQEVQGVPGEGHALIQSAAEAAGATVRQLGPAFANQLKAGLSPYRDPIHPNEIGQKLLAAELEKGVLDAISPGVATP; encoded by the coding sequence ATGAACCGCGCCTCGCCCGCCGCCGCGGGAAGTCCTCCGTCCGTTCGAAAATGGCGACGCCGTCTTTCCCGGGCGGCTGTCGTGTTGCTCGTGCTGGTCGTCGCCGGCGAGCTTGCGGCGCGGTTCTGGCTCGGTCTCGGCGATCCGCCGCTGCTGATGGCCGACCCCCAGGTCGAATACCTTTTCCGCCCGAACCAGGACTGCCGTCGATTCGGCCATCACGTGCGATACAACGCATGGTCGATGCGGAGCGACGACTTTCCCGCCACCAGGACCAGCCCCGCCGAGCTGCGGGTGATGGTGGTCGGCGACAGCATCGTCAACGGTGGGAGCCCGACCGACCAGGCCGATCTCGCCACGACACTGATGGGCCCGATGCTGGCCGCCCGGCTTCAGCGGCCGGTCGTCGTCGGCAATATCTCGGCCGGGAGCTGGGGCCCGCCCAACCAGCTGGCGTACGTCAGGAAGTTCGGGCTGTTCGACGCCGACGTCGTCGCGATCGTCCTGTCGAGTCATGACGCGGCGGACGTCCCGGGATTCGGCCCGCTTCCGGGGGAAACCCAGAAGCCGATCTCGGCGCTGGTCGAGGGATTCCAGCGTTACAGCCTCGGCGACCTGGTGCATCGGCTCGGCGGCGCGGCGCCTTCGCCGGAACCGACGACGCCCGCGCCTTCGCCGGCCACGCTGCCGGTTGGCGATGTCGCCAGGTGTCTGGCCGATCTCCGCGAGCTGATCGCCATCGCCCGGGCCAAGGGCGCAAAGGTCGTTGTCTTTCAGCACCTGGAATTGCAGGAGGTGCAGGGCGTGCCGGGCGAAGGGCATGCCCTGATCCAATCCGCCGCCGAGGCCGCCGGGGCCACGGTCCGCCAACTGGGCCCGGCGTTCGCGAATCAGTTGAAGGCAGGGCTCTCCCCGTACCGCGACCCGATCCATCCCAACGAAATAGGCCAGAAGCTGCTGGCCGCCGAATTGGAGAAGGGTGTGCTGGACGCGATTTCTCCCGGCGTCGCAACACCCTGA